The Gemmatimonadota bacterium genome has a segment encoding these proteins:
- the infA gene encoding translation initiation factor IF-1, giving the protein MAKEEGIEMEGVVQEVLPDRNYRVLLENGHTILAYAAGKMSKFKIRVLEGDRVSVVLSPYDLTRGRVVYRHK; this is encoded by the coding sequence ATGGCGAAGGAAGAAGGGATTGAAATGGAGGGCGTGGTGCAGGAAGTCCTGCCAGACCGCAACTATCGGGTACTGCTCGAGAACGGCCACACCATCCTCGCCTACGCGGCCGGGAAGATGTCGAAGTTCAAGATCCGCGTGCTCGAGGGCGACCGCGTCTCCGTGGTCCTCTCCCCGTATGACCTGACCCGTGGCCGGGTGGTCTACCGCCACAAGTAG